The genome window TGGTTTCTGCTGGTGCGGCGCCACCGCTGGTATTCCCTGCTCATCCCAGTAGTTGCCTTGGGTAGCATCACGCTGAACTTGGTGCTGAAACAGCTCTACCAGCGGCCCCGCCCACTGCTGCCCCTTACGTCGGCTTCGGGCCTGAGCTTTCCCAGCGGGCATGCCATGATATCGGCCTCATTCTATGGCCTGCTCATCTATTTGGTATGGACGCACGTGCGCCGGCCTGGGCCACGCTATGCCCTGGTGGCCGCCCTGCTGGTTCTTATTTTACTCATTGGCTTAACGCGCGTGTACCTGCGGGTGCATTACGCCACGGATGTACTGGCGGGCTTTACGGCCGGAGCTGCGTGGTTGATAGTAGCTATTCCGCTACTGAAAAAGGTAGAGATGCTAGTAAAAAAACAATTCAAAAATCGGCTGCAATCAGCTGAAAAACAGCCTACATAGAGCAGAATCGAAATATTTGGCCAGATATTTTTCAGGTTTTTTTGCGGCAAAGCTTGACACACGTCAAAAAAGCCACCTATCTTTGCAGCATCAAATGACCCCCACTGTGGTAGTCAGATGATAAAATTGCTGCGCTTGTGGCGAAATTGGTAGACGCGCTGTCTTCAGGCGGCAGTTCCGAAAGGTGTGAGAGTTCGAGTCTCTCCGAGCGCACGAAAGCCGATCCAGAAATGGGTCGGCTTTTTTGTTTGGGCCTCTTCTTGGCTTGGTGGTTAGCCAGTATGAAAGTGGTTGGCGTACTTTCGGGCAGCTTGCTACCTCTGCGCTATATGAAGTTTCTTCCTGCTCGGCTCGTTGCGCTTTTTAGCTTCCTGACCGTTGAAGTAGCGGTAGTTGGTGGCGTATTTCTGGGGGCGGCGCTTTTGTTTTTCTACCTAACCCGAGTGGTGTTCATTGCGCACTCGGTCCAGTTTGATGAGTGGGCTTTTCAGCAGATGGATGCCCTGCGTGCTGCTAGTCCTAATCTCACCCCGCTGGTAGCAGGCCTTACCTTTTTTGCCTCCCTGCCGTTTCTAGTGGTGGCCGGCGCCGGCATTCCGATTACGCTGCGCCTGCGGGGGCACCGCCGGGAAGGGCTGGAGGTATTTTTGGCTGTGGCCGGCGCGGCACTGCTAAATCAACTTCTGAAAACCCACTTCCAGCGTGCTAGGCCTAGCTCGGCCCTGGTGTTTCAGCAGGGGTTAAGCTTTCCCAGCGGCCACGCTATGATTGGTCTGGCTCTATACGGCTGCCTGGCCTGGCTGCTGTGGCGTCACCGCCGCCACCCGGCCTGGGCTATTTTGCTGCTACTGTTTGCCGTGCTCATCGGCTTAACCCGAGTGTACTTGCACGTTCACTACGCTACCGACGTGGCTGCAGGCTTTGCGGCGGGTCTGTTCTGGCTGATTCTGTTGCGCAGCGCCCTGCGGCTTTGGTGGCGGGAAGAAGTGAAATTGTAAGATGGTAAGCGAAGCGTCCTGGCGAGCAGGTGGCGCATCAAGCCAGTGACGAAGCGAGTCTTCTTCTCAGTTGTGACTAGCTTGATAAAGTGACAAGCCCTTACGTCCGTGTTGGAGGTAAGGGCTTGTCACGCTAGAAGGGTAGCACGGTGGCCAGGAAGGATGACGTCGGTATCTCGGCCAATACAAATTACAGTTTCACCTGTACCCGTAGGGACAGTAGGCCTTTGACGCCTTGCAGTTCCTCTAGCTCCAGGTGTTCTACCTCGGGTTCCAGCAGGCCCCGGTCTTGGAGGTAGTCGATGTACTCAATGTACTCGTCGGCTTCGCGCTGCTGAGAGTACACTAGGGCAATTTTGCCGGGTTGGGTAAGCCGTTCGCCGGTGCCCTGTACGGTTGCCTTGTCGATGCGCTTCTTGATGATTTCGTAGCGGATGTTGTAGGCCCCGTCCACGTCAAACTGGCGCTCATCTTGGCGGAAGCGAATGCTCAAGGGCTGGCTATGGATGAGAATGAGCTGAGTGGTTTCCAGCGGCACGGGTAGGGTAGGCTTGAGTGCGGCGGTGCGGCGGGTAATTTCTACCATCACTAGAAGCTGCCACAAACGCAGGTTTTTCAAGAAAACCAAGTCAAAAGGCTTGTTCTCTACCAAGGAAGCACCCACGTAAATATTGTGCTCCACGCCATCGGTTTTAAACCGCTGGAAGTAGTGCGGGAACATGGCCTGGGCCTTGGCATCCTCCTCATCTAGGTAGCTACTGACGGCGTCGTTGAGCAGGGTAGTGGTTTCCTCAAAGGCTTTGCGCCGCTTGTAGAGGATGCCCAACTCAGGGTCGATGTTGGACCAGTACTGGCTGATAATGGGCCGCAGTTCCGCGTTGTTCTGACCCAGGTATTCAAACAAGGGCTCTACTTCCGTCCTCAGCGACTCGAAAATGCTTACCTCATCTCCGGTTAGAATGCCCTGGCGCAGGCGACGCAGGTTTTTATTAACGTAGAACTTCAGCTCATCCAGAATGGGTAGCTGCTGAAACTCGGAGGCTTTCTTCAGCACCTTTCCCGCCAGAGTGAGGTGCTCAATCAGGTCGCCTTGAATGGCTTCGTTGCGGGCTGTGCTGCTGCCGCGAATGTCACTGGAGCCATGCAAGGGGTACACATCATGAAACACGATGTCCTCCATTTCGGCGCCTTTGTTGCCGTCTTCCAGCTTTTGGAGTAGGTTTTGGGCCGCGTCGGTGAAGCGCCATTCCATGGTGGGGTGAATGGCCGTGAACTTCTCCTTGATAATGGCCTGTACCCGCGTCTGAATATCCTCGGCGTTACGCTTTACCGCCACCGCAAACAAGGGTACAAACTGGTTCACGTTTTCGAGGCTGAACTCGTTCAGGTCGCTCACGTTGGGCGAGCCCAGCTCCAGCAGCCCCACAATATCGTCGCCGTAGGGTAGCAGGGCCAGAATGGCGGAGCGGATGCCCAGGCTTAGAATCTGCTGGCGCAGGTCCTCCGGGATGTCGGCTTGCTCCACGTCTTCCAGTACTAGGGGCTGACGGTCAGCCCAGAGGCGGCTGTAAATCTGCCGGAAGCCGGAGCCGGCGTCGGGGCTGTGGAGCTGCTTGGTCAGGAAGCTGTGGTTGATTTTGCGCCCGAAATCCACGAAAGCTCGCTTCTTTTCATCGTAGGCCGCAATGCCCAGCTGCAGAAACGGCCGTCCAAACAGCACCCGTAGCTTTTCCTGGATCTGTTCCAGTCGGTCGGAGGCCTGCAGCACGTCCCGCTCCAGCAAGTCGTATTTCAGCTCCGATAATATTTCCTGCTCCGTTACATCTACTAGGTGCAGAATGTTAAAACCCACTAGCTCAAAGTGCTCGGGGGGGAGCATCTGCTGCCACAAATCGGCGCGGTGGGGGTTGCGGGCCAGTTGGTCGAGCTGCTGCGGAGTCAGCTCCGGCTTGTCGCCGTGCACCCGAATCTGCACGAAGGTAGAATTGAACTCTACCCCATAGTGGCGGTAAAGACCAATGCTATAATCGGGCACGGTGAAGATGATGGTGCCCTGCAGGGGTAGGTGCACCCCGTAAATCTTCTCTAGAATTAACTGATACGCCATGCGAGTGGTGTACACCTCGAGCGTGCGCATATCAATATTTAAAGGCTGCTTGATGGATTTGGACGGGTTCAGCAGCACCTCCGCAAAGCGCGGGGTATGATAAAAGCTGTGGCGCTGAAACGGTGCAATGGCCCCGGCAATGTCCGTATCGAAGGAAGCCGGCGGAAACACGGCCAGCATCAGCGCCTCCACTAAGTCGCAGTTACATTCCAGCAGCTTCAGGTCCGTGATGGTCCCGCGCGACCAGTCGGCGTTGGCTACCTGCTCGCTCACGGCCCGGGCCAGCATGGCTACCCCTACGTTCTGGGATTCTTCGCCGGCGCGCCAGTAGTCAATCAGTGGCTCCAGGCTGAGCGTGGTTTTAAACGGAAAAGTAGGCGTAACGGCCGCGGTAGGTTCTTTCAGCATAATAAACAGCGACACTACCCCTGGGCTACTGAACAGGTACGGCAGAGAATAACGCTACCCCCTATACGGTTGTTCCTGCTTGGCGGTCGTACCCCGGTTAGGGGAACGATACATAAGTCATCCGGGAACCGGCTTGGCGGCTAGCCGTGGTTACTGTGGCGCTTGGGAGCTACTATTGGCGGGTAAGAATAATCGGGATGAGTTGGTTGCTGGCAGCCGGATCAGTTAAATCAAACTGCTGCCTAACCCCTTTGTTGTTCGTTGTCACTACCTGCTTGCGGGTGTTCTGATAGCAGGTGCAGCAGCCATCGGCCTGGTAGTCGGTAGTAAGGCTGATGTCGGTAATGAGGTAGGTGTAGGTGGCTGCTGCCCGTCGGCTGGGCGCCAGGTAAAGTTTGTAAGTGTACTGATCAAGCCGACGGTTACCAGTCTGGGTGAAAGGAGCAGCGTTGTTGATAACAATAGGCTGAGTGTACACCGTAGCGCGGGGCCGAGTAATGGCTATCGTATCGGCGCTGGGGCGTTGGGCCGTATCGCGGGGTACCCGTACCAAAAACACGGTAGTGAGCTGGGCTGAGCGGAAACCTTGGGCCGGATTAGTTGAGGCAGAATCGGTGGGGCTGAAAGTTAACCCAATGGCATCCGCGTAGGCATCTTCGCACTCACAGGATACGGAGCCGCAGCAGGCCGCCATCAGCACGGTAGTAGCCAAAACCAATAACCAGGTAAAAACGGAACGCAGCATAGGGCGCAAAGATAATGGGCTGCCCTTGGCCACCCACGGCAGCAAGCGGAAAGGTGGCCCCCCGGCCAGCCTTTAAAAGCAGCATAAGCCGGCTGGCGCAGGCCAACCGGCTTATCTAACGGATACGCAGCCCAGATATTGGCTGCTTGTGCACTCGATCACTGCTTGACAAAGCGGCGAGTTTCTGAGCCGGTAGAAGTAGTAATTTTAAAGTAGTACGTGCCCGCTGGCAGGTCTGCTACATTCACTGCCAAGGTGTGCTCTCCTTTTTCCACTTTCGTTTCCTGGGCCACCGTACGCAGGGTGTTACCGCGGCCATCAAGCAGCTCTACGGTTACCGGGCCCGCTTTTTTTACACCGTATTCCAGTTGGCTGGTGCTCACGGCCGGGTTTGGATACACGCCTAAATTGTTGGTACGCTCAACTCCAGCGGCGGCTTTCGTGGAAGCATTAGGGTTGAGCAGCAGAAAGGTAACGGGCTGGAAATACCGGCGGGCACCCGCGTGGCGCTGGCGCTTGCTCAACCAGGCAGCGCGTTTTTGTTGCTGCTCAGGAGTAGCAGTGCGGGCCAGAATAGCCTTGGTGTCGGCCGCCCATTTTTCGCGCTGGGGCTGTACTTCCTGCGCCAGCTTGGCAATGTCGCCTTCGTACTTCTGAGCCAGCTGGCTTACATTCTGTAGTATGGCCTTGGTTTCGGCGCGCAGCTGCTGGAGCTCTTGCTTCTGCGTTTCGGTAAGCTCGGGACGGGTGCCGGCGGGCGTGCCAGCGGGGCGGAGGCTCTGGCGAAGCGCCTTGCCTTTCTGACGAGTTTCCTTGAGCTGGGCCCGGTAAAGCGTGAGTTGAGCTTTGTCGGAGGTGGTCAGCTGAGCCTCCAGCTTCTGCCGCTGCTGGCGCACCGTAGGCAGCACATTCTGCTGGTAGTACTCGCGGAGTTCCTTGCGGGCAGGAGCGCCCTGGTGGGCCTGCGTGTTCTGGGCTTGCACGGCCGAGTTTCCTAGGAGCAGGAACAAGGCCAAGGCGAGCGTAATGGCTTTCATACAGAGTGAAATGCTAATGTGGGAAAATGAGGTAGTATCCGGATTCACTGGCATAGATGCCCCCACTGCGGTAGGGTTTAATCAGGGCAAGAAAAAACTGCTTCAGATTGCTCCAAAGCGGTTTTCCTATATTCCGCACCTTTATTCCGAGCATTCTGCGCCTCAAGCAGAAACGAAGAATCCGAGTTTACCTTCCGAAGAATAACCCAAGTTCTTCGTTTCTGCTCAGCATAACAGCCAGAAGCGGAAGCTTTCGGATGTGTCTTTTTTAGTGCGTGGGGTCAGGTGCACATAAAAATTCCCCGCGCACTCGGATAGGTAGGCCGGGTGCGCGGGGAAGGCAACTAATGCCAAGAAGAAAGCCGCTGGGTTAGTTTACTCCGGTTGTGTCAGTTGATTGCGCTGACTGACCGATAATTTCTTCCAGGGGCCCGGAGCTTACCAGTTGCTTACGTAAAGTATCGGCGTCGGCATCCAGCTGGGGCCGGATCTGGTCGAGGGCTAGGCGCAGGGCCTGCACGTCGGAGAGGCGGGCCGCTTTGGTCTGGCTGTAGCCGTGGTACATGGCCACCCGCACTTTGCTGCGGCCGGTGCCGGC of Hymenobacter sublimis contains these proteins:
- a CDS encoding phosphatase PAP2 family protein; this encodes MTSHLRRLLAGITLFLTEFAITLALGTLGVVIFLALGREVFDQDAATFDAQAFRWSRQMLGAERQQWVEGITFLASRNFISGAAGLLINWFLLVRRHRWYSLLIPVVALGSITLNLVLKQLYQRPRPLLPLTSASGLSFPSGHAMISASFYGLLIYLVWTHVRRPGPRYALVAALLVLILLIGLTRVYLRVHYATDVLAGFTAGAAWLIVAIPLLKKVEMLVKKQFKNRLQSAEKQPT
- a CDS encoding phosphatase PAP2 family protein — translated: MKFLPARLVALFSFLTVEVAVVGGVFLGAALLFFYLTRVVFIAHSVQFDEWAFQQMDALRAASPNLTPLVAGLTFFASLPFLVVAGAGIPITLRLRGHRREGLEVFLAVAGAALLNQLLKTHFQRARPSSALVFQQGLSFPSGHAMIGLALYGCLAWLLWRHRRHPAWAILLLLFAVLIGLTRVYLHVHYATDVAAGFAAGLFWLILLRSALRLWWREEVKL
- a CDS encoding GAF domain-containing protein, coding for MLKEPTAAVTPTFPFKTTLSLEPLIDYWRAGEESQNVGVAMLARAVSEQVANADWSRGTITDLKLLECNCDLVEALMLAVFPPASFDTDIAGAIAPFQRHSFYHTPRFAEVLLNPSKSIKQPLNIDMRTLEVYTTRMAYQLILEKIYGVHLPLQGTIIFTVPDYSIGLYRHYGVEFNSTFVQIRVHGDKPELTPQQLDQLARNPHRADLWQQMLPPEHFELVGFNILHLVDVTEQEILSELKYDLLERDVLQASDRLEQIQEKLRVLFGRPFLQLGIAAYDEKKRAFVDFGRKINHSFLTKQLHSPDAGSGFRQIYSRLWADRQPLVLEDVEQADIPEDLRQQILSLGIRSAILALLPYGDDIVGLLELGSPNVSDLNEFSLENVNQFVPLFAVAVKRNAEDIQTRVQAIIKEKFTAIHPTMEWRFTDAAQNLLQKLEDGNKGAEMEDIVFHDVYPLHGSSDIRGSSTARNEAIQGDLIEHLTLAGKVLKKASEFQQLPILDELKFYVNKNLRRLRQGILTGDEVSIFESLRTEVEPLFEYLGQNNAELRPIISQYWSNIDPELGILYKRRKAFEETTTLLNDAVSSYLDEEDAKAQAMFPHYFQRFKTDGVEHNIYVGASLVENKPFDLVFLKNLRLWQLLVMVEITRRTAALKPTLPVPLETTQLILIHSQPLSIRFRQDERQFDVDGAYNIRYEIIKKRIDKATVQGTGERLTQPGKIALVYSQQREADEYIEYIDYLQDRGLLEPEVEHLELEELQGVKGLLSLRVQVKL
- a CDS encoding T9SS type A sorting domain-containing protein; this encodes MKAITLALALFLLLGNSAVQAQNTQAHQGAPARKELREYYQQNVLPTVRQQRQKLEAQLTTSDKAQLTLYRAQLKETRQKGKALRQSLRPAGTPAGTRPELTETQKQELQQLRAETKAILQNVSQLAQKYEGDIAKLAQEVQPQREKWAADTKAILARTATPEQQQKRAAWLSKRQRHAGARRYFQPVTFLLLNPNASTKAAAGVERTNNLGVYPNPAVSTSQLEYGVKKAGPVTVELLDGRGNTLRTVAQETKVEKGEHTLAVNVADLPAGTYYFKITTSTGSETRRFVKQ